The Pleuronectes platessa chromosome 10, fPlePla1.1, whole genome shotgun sequence genome contains a region encoding:
- the atp2c1 gene encoding calcium-transporting ATPase type 2C member 1 isoform X2, which yields MLKNREPLLSERQPSEDETMVPVLTSKKASELPVNEVVCVLQADLQSGLTREEVNRRRAYHGWNEFDIGEEEPLWKKYILQFKDPLILLLLASAVISVLMHQFDDAISITVAIIIVVTVAFVQEYRSEKSLEELGKLVPPGCHCIRDGNLEHLLARELVPGDTVCLSVGERVPADLRLFEASDLSVDESSLTGETSPCSKSTSHQLAASNGDIASRSNVAFMGTLVRCGKAKGIVIGTGESSEFGEVFKMMQAEEAPKTPLQKSMDLLGKQLSLYSFGIIGVIMLVGWLQGKRILDMFTIGVSLAVAAIPEGLPIVVTVTLALGVMRMVKKRAIIKKLPIVETLGCCNVICSDKTGTLTKNEMTVTQLYTSDGLHAEVTGVGYNREGEVIVDGEIVHGFSCPSISKIVEVGCVCNDSVIRNHTLLGRPTEGALIALAMKMGLESLQKEYVRLEEHPFTSEQKWMAVRCVPRSQQDRPGLYFVKGAYEQVIRFCSSYSSRGTSLPLTHQQRELYQQQISYMGSASLRVLAFASGAEMGNLTFLGLVGIIDPPRSGVKEAVATLISSGVAIKMITGDSQETAVSIASRLGLFSKGSQSLSGEEVDHLDLQQLSHIVPRIAVFYRASPRHKLKIVKSLQNLGAVVAMTGDGVNDAVALKAADIGIAMGQTGTDVCKEAADMILVDDDFQTIMSAIEEGKGIYNNIKNFVRFQLSTSIAALTLISLATLMNFPNPLNAMQILWINIIMDGPPAQSLGVEPVDPEVIRKPPRNVRDSIIDRGLIVKVLVSAFIIVCGTLFVFWRELQDNVITPRDTTMTFTCFVFFDMFNALSSRSQTRMVHEMGLCSNRTFCYAVLASIMGQLLVIYFPPLQNVFQTESLSFFDLLFLVSLTSSVCVVSEAIKKLERWRGVQRSPPTDCFHEV from the exons ATGCTGAAGAATCGGGAGCCGCTG cTTTCCGAGAGACAACCCAGTGAAGATGAGACCATGGTCCCAGTACTAACCTCCAAGAAAGCCAGCGAACTCCCAGTCAACGAAGTcgtgtgtgtcctgcag GCCGACCTGCAGTCGGGTCTGACCCGGGAGGAGGTGAACCGCAGGAGGGCGTACCATGGCTGGAACGAGTTCGACATCGGTGAGGAGGAGCCGCTGTGGAAGAAATACATCTTACAG ttcAAAGACCCtctcattctgctgctgctggcgtcGGCCGTCATCAGCGTTCTCATGCACCAGTTTGACGACGCCATCAGCATCACTGTG gcCATCATCATAGTCGTGACCGTTGCCTTTGTCCAG GAGTATCGCTCAGAGAAATCTCTAGAGGAGCTCGGGAAGCTGGTTCCTCCAGGATGTCACTG tatCAGAGATGGGAACTTGGAGCACCTGCTGGCCAGAGAGCTGGTTCCTGGAGacactgtgtgtctgtcggtGGGAGAGAGAGTCCCAGCAGACCTCCGCCTCtttgag GCGAGCGACCTGTCTGTGGACGAGTCCAGTCTGACGGGCGAGACCAGCCCCTGCTCCAAGTCCACCTCCCACCAGCTGGCAGCCAGCAACGGAGACATCGCCTCCCGCAGCAACGTGGCCTTCATGGGGACGCTGGTGCGATGTGGCAAAGCCAAG GGCATCGTCATCGGAACCGGAGAGAGCTCCGAGTTTGGGGAAGTTTTCAAGATGATGCAAGCAGAAGAG GCTCCTAAGACTCCGCTGCAGAAGAGCATGGACCTTCTGGGGAAGCAGCTCTCTCTTTATTCCTTTGGCATCATAG GGGTCATCATGCTGGTGGGGTGGCTGCAGGGGAAGAGGATCCTCGACATGTTCACCATCGGTGTCAG TCTGGCGGTAGCGGCCATCCCAGAGGGTCTGCCCATCGTGGTGACGGTGACGCTGGCGCTCGGGGTGATGCGCATGGTGAAGAAAAGGGCCATCATCAAGAAGCTGCCCATCGTAGAGACTCTGG GCTGCTGCAACGTGATCTGCTCCGACAAGACGGGAACTCTGACCAAGAACGAGATGACCGTCACTCAGCTGTACACGTCCGACGGGCTCCACGCCGAG GTGACGGGCGTCGGCTAcaacagagaaggagaagtgaTTGTGGACGGGGAGATCGTCCACGGCTTCTCCTGCCCGTCCATAAGTAAGATCGTGGAG GTCGGCTGTGTGTGCAACGACTCCGTGATCAGGAATCACACTCTGCTGGGACGGCCGACGGAGGGAGCGCTCATCGCCCTCGCCATGAAG ATGGGGCTGGAGAGCTTGCAGAAGGAGTACGTCCGTCTGGAGGAGCATCCCTTCACCTCGGAGCAGAAGTGGATGGCTGTCCGCTGTGTTCCCCGCAGCCAGCAG GACAGGCCTGGACTCTACTTCGTGAAGGGGGCGTACGAGCAGGTGATTCGATTCTGCAGCTcctacagcagcagaggaaccagcCTTCCCCTCAcccaccagcagagggagctgtACCAGCAGCAGATCAGCTACATGGGCTCGGCCAGCCTGCGAG TGCTGGCGTTTGCGTCCGGTGCAGAGATGGGGAACTTGACCTTCCTGGGTCTGGTGGGCATCATCGACCCTCCGAGGTCAGGGGTCAAAGAGGCCGTGGCCACGCTCATCAGCTCCGGTGTCGCCATCAAGATGATCACTGGAGACTCACAGGAGACGGCCGTGTCCATAG CGAGTCGTCTCGGTCTTTTCTCCAAAGGTTCCCAGAGTCTGTCTGGAGAAGAAGTCGATCATCTGGACCTGCAGCAGCTTTCACACATCGTCCCCAGA ATCGCTGTGTTTTATCGAGCCAGTCCGAGACACAAGCTGAAGATCGTCAAG TCGCTCCAGAACCTCGGCGCCGTGGTGGCGATGACCGGTGATGGCGTGAACGACGCCGTGGCTCTGAAGGCGGCCGACATCGGCATCGCGATGGGCCAGACGGGAACCGACGTGTGCAAGGAGGCGGCCGATATGATCCTGGTGGACGACGACTTCCAGACCATCAT gtCGGCCAtcgaggaaggaaaaggaatTTATAACAACATCAAAAACTTTGTCCGTTTTCAGCTGAGCAC GAGCATTGCTGCGCTGACGCTCATCTCTCTGGCGACACTGATGAACTTCCCCAACCCGCTGAACGCGATGCAGATCCTGTGGATCAACATCATCATGGACGGACCTCCTGCTCAGAG TTTGGGGGTGGAGCCTGTCGACCCGGAGGTGATCAGAAAACCTCCTCGTAACGTTAGAGACAGCATCATCGACCGAGGTCTGATCGTCAAAGTCCTGGTGTCCGCGTTCATCATCGTCTGTGGGACGCTGTTCGTCTTCTGGAGAGAg TTGCAGGACAACGTGATCACTCCTCGAGACACAACCATGACCTTCACCTGCTTCGTCTTCTTCGACATGTTCAACGCTCTGAGCTCGCGCTCACAG ACTCGTATGGTCCATGAGATGGGTCTGTGCAGCAACAGGACGTTCTGTTACGCCGTGCTGGCGTCCATCATGGGGCAGCTGCTCGTCATCTACTTCCCTCCGCTGCAGAACGTCTTCCAGACCGAGAGCCTCAGCTTCTTCG ACCTGCTGTTCCTGGTGAGTCTCACCTCGTCGGTGTGCGTTGTGTCGGAGGCCATTAAGAAgctggagaggtggaggggcGTTCAGAGGAGCCCCCCCACTGACTGTTTCCACGAggtatga
- the atp2c1 gene encoding calcium-transporting ATPase type 2C member 1 isoform X1: MTGFTAVAPVCCELSERQPSEDETMVPVLTSKKASELPVNEVVCVLQADLQSGLTREEVNRRRAYHGWNEFDIGEEEPLWKKYILQFKDPLILLLLASAVISVLMHQFDDAISITVAIIIVVTVAFVQEYRSEKSLEELGKLVPPGCHCIRDGNLEHLLARELVPGDTVCLSVGERVPADLRLFEASDLSVDESSLTGETSPCSKSTSHQLAASNGDIASRSNVAFMGTLVRCGKAKGIVIGTGESSEFGEVFKMMQAEEAPKTPLQKSMDLLGKQLSLYSFGIIGVIMLVGWLQGKRILDMFTIGVSLAVAAIPEGLPIVVTVTLALGVMRMVKKRAIIKKLPIVETLGCCNVICSDKTGTLTKNEMTVTQLYTSDGLHAEVTGVGYNREGEVIVDGEIVHGFSCPSISKIVEVGCVCNDSVIRNHTLLGRPTEGALIALAMKMGLESLQKEYVRLEEHPFTSEQKWMAVRCVPRSQQDRPGLYFVKGAYEQVIRFCSSYSSRGTSLPLTHQQRELYQQQISYMGSASLRVLAFASGAEMGNLTFLGLVGIIDPPRSGVKEAVATLISSGVAIKMITGDSQETAVSIASRLGLFSKGSQSLSGEEVDHLDLQQLSHIVPRIAVFYRASPRHKLKIVKSLQNLGAVVAMTGDGVNDAVALKAADIGIAMGQTGTDVCKEAADMILVDDDFQTIMSAIEEGKGIYNNIKNFVRFQLSTSIAALTLISLATLMNFPNPLNAMQILWINIIMDGPPAQSLGVEPVDPEVIRKPPRNVRDSIIDRGLIVKVLVSAFIIVCGTLFVFWRELQDNVITPRDTTMTFTCFVFFDMFNALSSRSQTRMVHEMGLCSNRTFCYAVLASIMGQLLVIYFPPLQNVFQTESLSFFDLLFLVSLTSSVCVVSEAIKKLERWRGVQRSPPTDCFHEV, encoded by the exons ATGACGGGTTTTACTGCTGTAGCACCAGTGTGTTGTGAG cTTTCCGAGAGACAACCCAGTGAAGATGAGACCATGGTCCCAGTACTAACCTCCAAGAAAGCCAGCGAACTCCCAGTCAACGAAGTcgtgtgtgtcctgcag GCCGACCTGCAGTCGGGTCTGACCCGGGAGGAGGTGAACCGCAGGAGGGCGTACCATGGCTGGAACGAGTTCGACATCGGTGAGGAGGAGCCGCTGTGGAAGAAATACATCTTACAG ttcAAAGACCCtctcattctgctgctgctggcgtcGGCCGTCATCAGCGTTCTCATGCACCAGTTTGACGACGCCATCAGCATCACTGTG gcCATCATCATAGTCGTGACCGTTGCCTTTGTCCAG GAGTATCGCTCAGAGAAATCTCTAGAGGAGCTCGGGAAGCTGGTTCCTCCAGGATGTCACTG tatCAGAGATGGGAACTTGGAGCACCTGCTGGCCAGAGAGCTGGTTCCTGGAGacactgtgtgtctgtcggtGGGAGAGAGAGTCCCAGCAGACCTCCGCCTCtttgag GCGAGCGACCTGTCTGTGGACGAGTCCAGTCTGACGGGCGAGACCAGCCCCTGCTCCAAGTCCACCTCCCACCAGCTGGCAGCCAGCAACGGAGACATCGCCTCCCGCAGCAACGTGGCCTTCATGGGGACGCTGGTGCGATGTGGCAAAGCCAAG GGCATCGTCATCGGAACCGGAGAGAGCTCCGAGTTTGGGGAAGTTTTCAAGATGATGCAAGCAGAAGAG GCTCCTAAGACTCCGCTGCAGAAGAGCATGGACCTTCTGGGGAAGCAGCTCTCTCTTTATTCCTTTGGCATCATAG GGGTCATCATGCTGGTGGGGTGGCTGCAGGGGAAGAGGATCCTCGACATGTTCACCATCGGTGTCAG TCTGGCGGTAGCGGCCATCCCAGAGGGTCTGCCCATCGTGGTGACGGTGACGCTGGCGCTCGGGGTGATGCGCATGGTGAAGAAAAGGGCCATCATCAAGAAGCTGCCCATCGTAGAGACTCTGG GCTGCTGCAACGTGATCTGCTCCGACAAGACGGGAACTCTGACCAAGAACGAGATGACCGTCACTCAGCTGTACACGTCCGACGGGCTCCACGCCGAG GTGACGGGCGTCGGCTAcaacagagaaggagaagtgaTTGTGGACGGGGAGATCGTCCACGGCTTCTCCTGCCCGTCCATAAGTAAGATCGTGGAG GTCGGCTGTGTGTGCAACGACTCCGTGATCAGGAATCACACTCTGCTGGGACGGCCGACGGAGGGAGCGCTCATCGCCCTCGCCATGAAG ATGGGGCTGGAGAGCTTGCAGAAGGAGTACGTCCGTCTGGAGGAGCATCCCTTCACCTCGGAGCAGAAGTGGATGGCTGTCCGCTGTGTTCCCCGCAGCCAGCAG GACAGGCCTGGACTCTACTTCGTGAAGGGGGCGTACGAGCAGGTGATTCGATTCTGCAGCTcctacagcagcagaggaaccagcCTTCCCCTCAcccaccagcagagggagctgtACCAGCAGCAGATCAGCTACATGGGCTCGGCCAGCCTGCGAG TGCTGGCGTTTGCGTCCGGTGCAGAGATGGGGAACTTGACCTTCCTGGGTCTGGTGGGCATCATCGACCCTCCGAGGTCAGGGGTCAAAGAGGCCGTGGCCACGCTCATCAGCTCCGGTGTCGCCATCAAGATGATCACTGGAGACTCACAGGAGACGGCCGTGTCCATAG CGAGTCGTCTCGGTCTTTTCTCCAAAGGTTCCCAGAGTCTGTCTGGAGAAGAAGTCGATCATCTGGACCTGCAGCAGCTTTCACACATCGTCCCCAGA ATCGCTGTGTTTTATCGAGCCAGTCCGAGACACAAGCTGAAGATCGTCAAG TCGCTCCAGAACCTCGGCGCCGTGGTGGCGATGACCGGTGATGGCGTGAACGACGCCGTGGCTCTGAAGGCGGCCGACATCGGCATCGCGATGGGCCAGACGGGAACCGACGTGTGCAAGGAGGCGGCCGATATGATCCTGGTGGACGACGACTTCCAGACCATCAT gtCGGCCAtcgaggaaggaaaaggaatTTATAACAACATCAAAAACTTTGTCCGTTTTCAGCTGAGCAC GAGCATTGCTGCGCTGACGCTCATCTCTCTGGCGACACTGATGAACTTCCCCAACCCGCTGAACGCGATGCAGATCCTGTGGATCAACATCATCATGGACGGACCTCCTGCTCAGAG TTTGGGGGTGGAGCCTGTCGACCCGGAGGTGATCAGAAAACCTCCTCGTAACGTTAGAGACAGCATCATCGACCGAGGTCTGATCGTCAAAGTCCTGGTGTCCGCGTTCATCATCGTCTGTGGGACGCTGTTCGTCTTCTGGAGAGAg TTGCAGGACAACGTGATCACTCCTCGAGACACAACCATGACCTTCACCTGCTTCGTCTTCTTCGACATGTTCAACGCTCTGAGCTCGCGCTCACAG ACTCGTATGGTCCATGAGATGGGTCTGTGCAGCAACAGGACGTTCTGTTACGCCGTGCTGGCGTCCATCATGGGGCAGCTGCTCGTCATCTACTTCCCTCCGCTGCAGAACGTCTTCCAGACCGAGAGCCTCAGCTTCTTCG ACCTGCTGTTCCTGGTGAGTCTCACCTCGTCGGTGTGCGTTGTGTCGGAGGCCATTAAGAAgctggagaggtggaggggcGTTCAGAGGAGCCCCCCCACTGACTGTTTCCACGAggtatga